A section of the Roseiconus lacunae genome encodes:
- a CDS encoding tetratricopeptide repeat protein codes for MMQMPTVYDDDILNVEGGSYPDGTPTRTTVYSIVYPPVGFFPFAATGNGDYHGFYWPIGCEDRPPMVAYSSHDAYALIPEHGDLTSAGRCQLARDEDRKLTYEFESAFDAVNVPRPTVSIPDVVAVDDHKQLLMLDPDSPFRNCAVADQLIAANELDDAESHYRKAVDLLPEYGAAHFGLGYLLRRTRRQSQASIHLRQSLLCPLAFWDGCFWSDHILPGSFRPDWARKALLWLQKLKEPDDSLRDDPFMQNVQDLTLDTGVAESRDIELSIAMVDDYHRRGQFLDAVFMWITIGDRAALETTSFRERYGLTARSFGTRLARLFRDAGIERRAELVDNMISMMEKPEGLYL; via the coding sequence ATGATGCAAATGCCCACCGTTTATGACGATGACATCCTCAACGTCGAAGGTGGTTCTTACCCTGATGGCACGCCAACACGAACGACCGTCTATTCCATCGTTTACCCGCCTGTCGGATTTTTCCCTTTCGCTGCAACTGGAAACGGTGACTATCACGGATTCTACTGGCCAATTGGATGCGAAGATCGGCCACCGATGGTGGCGTACAGCAGCCATGATGCATACGCATTGATCCCGGAACACGGCGATCTGACTTCCGCCGGGCGTTGCCAACTTGCCCGCGACGAAGACCGAAAGCTTACATACGAGTTTGAATCGGCATTTGATGCCGTGAACGTTCCACGACCTACGGTCTCTATTCCCGATGTCGTTGCCGTCGACGACCACAAGCAACTCCTGATGCTTGATCCTGACTCGCCATTCCGAAATTGTGCCGTTGCCGACCAACTGATCGCTGCCAACGAACTTGACGACGCGGAATCACATTACCGCAAAGCGGTCGACCTTCTCCCGGAGTATGGGGCTGCTCACTTTGGCCTTGGGTATCTGCTTCGGCGGACGCGGCGGCAATCGCAGGCATCAATTCACTTGCGCCAATCCCTGCTCTGTCCCCTTGCTTTCTGGGACGGTTGTTTCTGGTCCGATCACATTCTACCGGGTTCCTTCCGGCCCGATTGGGCCCGCAAAGCGCTCCTGTGGCTACAGAAGCTCAAGGAACCCGATGATTCTCTTCGCGACGATCCGTTCATGCAGAACGTTCAAGACCTGACTCTCGATACTGGTGTCGCGGAAAGCCGCGATATCGAATTGTCGATTGCAATGGTTGACGATTATCACCGACGTGGACAATTTCTCGATGCCGTTTTCATGTGGATTACTATTGGAGACCGTGCCGCGCTTGAAACAACGTCCTTTCGCGAACGATACGGCCTGACGGCACGTTCATTCGGCACACGCTTGGCTAGGCTATTTCGTGATGCCGGGATTGAGCGCCGCGCGGAACTCGTCGACAATATGATTTCGATGATGGAGAAACCTGAGGGGCTCTATCTCTAA